Proteins encoded by one window of Rutidosis leptorrhynchoides isolate AG116_Rl617_1_P2 chromosome 7, CSIRO_AGI_Rlap_v1, whole genome shotgun sequence:
- the LOC139860328 gene encoding FBD-associated F-box protein At3g52670-like, whose amino-acid sequence MNLAADRLSSLPDDIINKILSYIETKDAIKTSILSSRWKYTWKSIPHFNFDTHDILIHYASSLSMLLMFCLPAIMKKELSSVKLCFRGEVSQAFVEPIMNYAFSHNVQKMTIICSYGKQIEFPLSLFISQSLKDLTLFECSISTTIKSSWDLPTLTTLHFDRVNLSNVIPFQDGESTSTEVSHAKDDVEYGGLFSKRPNLKNLTLSDCNIYVDDFTIYHSQLSNFSIKNGRSYSVVNVVAPHLKDLTVVKFKGDFMISAPKLSSLTYESEYYTELYSAYGFSSLEKVDFYISCPYDEDAPKIIHVLQQFGNVKYFTLGLEVVEVFIF is encoded by the coding sequence ATGAATCTAGCTGCTGATAGACTAAGCAGCTTGCCAGACGATATCATCAACAAAATTCTCTCTTATATCGAAACCAAAGATGCTATCAAAACTAGTATTTTGTCATCTAGATGGAAGTATACATGGAAGTCAATCCCACATTTCAATTTCGATACTCATGATATTTTGATTCATTACGCAAGTTCTCTGAGTATGTTACTCATGTTCTGTCTTCCTGCGATAATGAAAAAAGAATTGTCGTCTGTTAAACTTTGTTTTCGTGGAGAAGTTAGCCAAGCGTTTGTCGAACCGATTATGAACTATGCGTTTTCGCACAATGTCCAGAAGATGACTATTATTTGTTCGTACGGAAAGCAGATCGAATTCCCTCTTTCTCTTTTTATTTCTCAGTCTCTTAAAGATCTCACTTTGTTTGAATGTTCAATATCAACTACAATCAAATCATCTTGGGACCTACCAACTTTAACAACGTTGCATTTTGATCGTGTCAATTTGAGTAACGTAATTCCTTTCCAAGACGGAGAAAGCACCAGCACCGAAGTTAGCCATGCTAAAGATGATGTTGAGTATGGTGGTCTTTTTTCTAAGCGCCCAAACTTGAAAAATCTCACCTTAAGTGACTGCAACATATATGTTGATGATTTCACCATTTACCATTCTCAACTTTCTAACTTCTCGATTAAAAATGGACGTTCGTATTCTGTTGTTAATGTGGTAGCACCTCATTTGAAGGATCTCACTGTTGTAAAATTCAAAGGGGATTTTATGATTTCTGCACCTAAATTATCCTCATTGACGTATGAAAGCGAATACTATACCGAGTTGTATTCCGCATATGGTTTCTCTTCTTTGGAGAAAGTGGATTTCTATATTTCTTGTCCATATGATGAAGATGCTCCCAAAATTATTCACGTGCTTCAACAGTTTGGAAATGTCAAATATTTTACGCTTGGATTGGAAGTTGTAGAGGTATTCATTTTTTAA